One part of the Agarivorans sp. Alg241-V36 genome encodes these proteins:
- the pckA gene encoding phosphoenolpyruvate carboxykinase (ATP), which yields MLDVAEKDQVIDLAQYGIKDVSDVVYNPSYEELFKEETRPELTGYERGIVTNTGAVAVDTGIFTGRSPKDKYIVLDDTTRDSMWWTSEQAKNDNKPIDPAVWTDLKQTVTDQLSGKRLFVVDTYCGANPDTRLKVRFIVEVAWQAHFVTNMFIRPTAAELEDYEPDFVVMNGSKTTNKKWKEHGLNSENFTVFNMTEKMQVIGGTWYGGEMKKGMFAMMNYYLPLNGMASMHCSANVGEAGDTAIFFGLSGTGKTTLSTDPKRQLIGDDEHGWDDEGVFNFEGGCYAKTIKLSKEAEPDIYNAIKRDALLENVTVRNDGSVNYDDGSKTENTRVSYPINHIENIVKPVSKAGHAKKVIFLTADAFGVLPPVAKLTPEQTKYHFLSGFTAKLAGTERGITEPTPTFSACFGAAFLTLHPTKYAEVLVKRMEAAGAEAYLVNTGWNGTGKRISIQDTRAIIDAILDGSIETQDTKQLPIFNLEVPTTLPGADSEILDPRDTYQDPLQWESKAEDLAQRFIKNFAKYTDNAEGEALVAAGPQLD from the coding sequence ATGCTTGACGTTGCAGAAAAAGATCAGGTTATCGACCTGGCTCAATACGGCATCAAAGATGTGTCGGACGTGGTGTACAACCCCTCATACGAAGAACTATTCAAGGAAGAAACTCGACCGGAACTTACCGGATACGAACGCGGTATTGTCACCAACACTGGTGCGGTTGCCGTAGACACAGGGATCTTCACTGGGCGTTCCCCAAAAGATAAATACATCGTTCTAGACGATACCACCCGCGACAGCATGTGGTGGACCTCAGAACAAGCTAAAAACGACAACAAGCCAATAGACCCCGCGGTTTGGACCGACCTAAAACAAACCGTGACCGACCAACTATCTGGTAAACGCTTATTTGTGGTTGATACATACTGTGGTGCTAACCCTGATACTCGCTTAAAAGTACGTTTTATTGTTGAAGTGGCATGGCAGGCTCACTTTGTAACCAACATGTTCATTCGCCCAACAGCCGCAGAGCTTGAGGACTACGAGCCAGACTTTGTAGTGATGAACGGTTCTAAAACCACCAACAAAAAGTGGAAAGAACACGGCCTAAACTCAGAAAACTTCACCGTATTTAACATGACAGAAAAAATGCAGGTGATTGGTGGTACATGGTACGGCGGCGAAATGAAGAAAGGCATGTTCGCCATGATGAACTACTACCTACCGCTTAATGGCATGGCGTCTATGCACTGCTCAGCCAACGTAGGTGAAGCCGGTGACACCGCCATTTTCTTTGGCCTCTCTGGTACTGGTAAAACTACCTTATCAACCGATCCTAAACGCCAATTAATTGGTGACGATGAGCACGGTTGGGACGACGAAGGCGTATTTAACTTTGAAGGTGGCTGCTACGCTAAAACCATTAAGTTAAGTAAAGAAGCCGAGCCCGATATCTACAATGCTATCAAACGTGATGCTTTGTTAGAGAACGTAACGGTGCGCAACGATGGTAGCGTAAACTACGACGACGGTTCTAAAACCGAAAATACTCGTGTTTCTTACCCAATCAATCACATTGAGAATATCGTTAAGCCAGTATCTAAAGCCGGTCATGCTAAGAAAGTGATTTTCTTAACTGCCGATGCTTTTGGAGTATTGCCGCCCGTTGCTAAGCTTACGCCTGAGCAAACTAAGTACCATTTCTTGTCTGGCTTTACCGCCAAACTAGCCGGTACTGAGCGAGGCATTACTGAGCCAACACCTACTTTCTCAGCGTGTTTTGGTGCAGCCTTCCTAACCTTACATCCAACTAAATACGCCGAAGTATTAGTTAAACGTATGGAAGCGGCAGGTGCCGAGGCTTACTTAGTCAATACCGGTTGGAATGGCACAGGCAAACGAATCTCGATTCAAGATACTCGTGCAATTATTGACGCCATTTTAGATGGCTCAATCGAAACGCAAGACACCAAACAATTGCCAATCTTTAATCTAGAAGTACCTACCACGTTACCCGGTGCCGACAGCGAGATTCTCGACCCTCGCGATACCTACCAAGATCCATTGCAGTGGGAAAGCAAAGCCGAAGATTTAGCCCAACGCTTTATCAAAAACTTTGCCAAGTACACCGACAATGCAGAAGGTGAAGCCCTAGTAGCAGCGGGTCCACAACTGGACTAG